A single genomic interval of Arthrobacter globiformis harbors:
- a CDS encoding GDSL-type esterase/lipase family protein has protein sequence MEDRKLRIAAVGDELLAGLGDPRALGWLGRVLARTPQDGMTVESFSLPCPQEGTEGLAARWLEEAGRRFSDNHENRLVIGLSGRDIEFGLSTARSRLNLANILDSATQKRLEVFVVGPPPTLDPVQNRRLGELNTAFADVTTRRKHLYVDTFSPLLNHEQWRQDLAANNGTPGQAGYGLMAWLVLHRGWFQWLGMDTPE, from the coding sequence GTGGAAGACAGGAAGCTGCGGATTGCGGCTGTTGGAGATGAACTGCTGGCTGGGCTCGGCGATCCCCGGGCGCTGGGATGGCTGGGCCGGGTGCTCGCCCGCACTCCGCAGGACGGCATGACGGTGGAAAGTTTTTCCCTCCCGTGCCCCCAGGAAGGCACCGAGGGGCTGGCCGCGCGCTGGCTCGAGGAGGCTGGCCGCAGGTTCAGCGACAACCACGAGAACCGCCTGGTCATCGGGCTTTCCGGCCGGGACATCGAGTTCGGGCTGTCCACGGCCCGGAGCCGGCTGAATCTCGCCAACATCCTGGATTCAGCTACCCAGAAGCGGCTGGAGGTCTTCGTCGTGGGGCCGCCTCCCACCCTGGATCCGGTGCAGAACCGCCGCCTCGGCGAGCTGAACACTGCCTTCGCCGACGTCACCACCCGGCGCAAGCACCTCTACGTAGACACATTCTCACCGCTGCTCAACCATGAGCAGTGGCGCCAGGACCTCGCAGCCAACAACGGCACGCCAGGGCAGGCAGGCTACGGGCTGATGGCATGGCTGGTGCTGCACCGCGGCTGGTTCCAGTGGTTGGGAATGGACACACCGGAGTAG
- a CDS encoding DUF4097 family beta strand repeat-containing protein, translating to MEENSWTVTGPHTMDVDGVSHLKVGIVRGRFDIVTHDEAVVRIEVSDVHGDPLAVSVTGGRLEIRHQLHGPQGWFKNLMDSVNNSSDNSVVISIAVPAGVEVEAGTVSGDGLVSGVHGRTRLSTVTGSLLADGTSGDLHVNTVSGEVIARNHSGVLTAKSVSGEVTASGQFTNIRANTVSGDMSFDLHGFTHDFGANSVSGDLTVRVPHDVGVDIVAQSATGPVVVDDRKYGHPGGKVQTISGPDAKLMLVRTNSVSGKTSIFHGQAPATTEPAL from the coding sequence GTGGAAGAAAATTCCTGGACCGTCACCGGCCCGCACACCATGGACGTCGACGGCGTCTCGCACCTTAAGGTGGGTATCGTCCGCGGCAGGTTCGACATTGTCACGCACGATGAGGCTGTTGTCCGGATCGAAGTGTCGGACGTGCACGGGGATCCGCTGGCCGTGTCCGTGACGGGCGGCCGCCTCGAAATCCGCCACCAGCTGCATGGGCCGCAGGGCTGGTTCAAGAACCTGATGGATTCGGTCAACAACAGCAGCGACAACTCCGTAGTCATCAGCATCGCTGTCCCTGCCGGCGTCGAGGTTGAGGCGGGCACCGTGAGCGGGGACGGACTGGTCTCGGGTGTCCACGGCCGGACCCGGCTGAGCACGGTGACCGGCTCCCTGCTGGCCGACGGGACCTCCGGTGACCTGCACGTCAACACCGTCAGCGGCGAGGTGATCGCCCGCAACCACAGCGGCGTCCTCACGGCCAAGAGCGTCTCGGGCGAGGTCACGGCGTCCGGCCAGTTCACCAACATCCGGGCCAACACGGTCAGCGGGGACATGAGCTTTGACCTGCACGGCTTCACCCACGACTTCGGCGCGAACTCAGTGTCCGGGGACCTGACTGTCCGTGTCCCGCACGACGTCGGCGTGGACATCGTGGCCCAGTCGGCCACCGGTCCGGTGGTCGTCGACGACCGGAAGTACGGCCACCCCGGCGGCAAGGTGCAGACCATCTCGGGCCCGGACGCCAAACTCATGCTGGTCCGGACCAACTCCGTGTCCGGGAAGACGTCCATCTTCCATGGCCAGGCACCGGCCACCACAGAACCAGCGCTCTGA
- a CDS encoding PadR family transcriptional regulator, which translates to MPPVFAHGALRLYLLALLEAGPKHGYELIKALSDRFGGTYSPSAGTIYPRLGKLEEEGLVATESQGRRTNYRITAAGLAELNSRREELETVENDIAASVRRLADDLRADIRSNMRGLRADLAATAEAARTAARSAAPTGQGRFTAEGQRMLKEAEMLLQAFRDDMRAELRLQTSARPMTPVALETVRTVLDQARVSIRNSL; encoded by the coding sequence ATGCCTCCCGTCTTTGCCCACGGCGCGCTCCGGCTCTATCTGCTGGCGCTCCTCGAGGCGGGCCCCAAGCACGGATATGAACTCATCAAGGCGCTCAGCGACCGGTTCGGCGGCACCTACTCCCCCAGCGCCGGCACCATCTATCCGCGCCTGGGCAAACTGGAGGAGGAAGGCCTGGTGGCCACGGAATCCCAGGGGCGCCGCACCAACTACCGCATCACCGCTGCGGGCCTGGCTGAGCTGAACAGCCGGCGCGAGGAGCTGGAGACCGTGGAGAACGACATTGCGGCCTCCGTACGCCGGCTCGCCGATGACCTTCGCGCCGACATCCGCAGCAACATGCGCGGGCTGCGCGCGGACCTGGCGGCCACAGCGGAAGCGGCGCGCACCGCGGCCAGGTCGGCGGCGCCGACGGGCCAGGGCCGCTTCACCGCGGAAGGGCAGCGCATGCTCAAGGAGGCAGAGATGCTGCTGCAGGCATTCCGGGACGACATGCGCGCCGAGCTGCGCCTGCAAACCAGCGCCCGGCCCATGACGCCGGTGGCCCTGGAGACCGTGCGGACCGTGCTGGACCAGGCCCGGGTCTCGATCCGCAACTCACTGTAG
- a CDS encoding 50S ribosomal protein bL37: MSKRARKRRDRKRGGANHGKRPNT; this comes from the coding sequence ATGAGCAAGCGTGCACGTAAACGTCGTGACCGTAAGCGTGGCGGCGCGAACCACGGGAAGCGCCCCAACACCTAA
- the rsrA gene encoding mycothiol system anti-sigma-R factor yields the protein MSDCQGLGDCDDTRMQRIYEYLDGALTRSDLTEIKQHLDECPECTQQYDLECVIRKVVKRSCTEAAPENLKNAILERIHTIRPVDA from the coding sequence ATGAGCGACTGCCAGGGATTGGGCGATTGCGATGACACCAGGATGCAGCGCATCTACGAGTATCTGGACGGTGCTTTGACCCGCAGCGACCTTACGGAGATCAAGCAGCATCTGGACGAGTGCCCTGAATGCACGCAGCAGTACGATCTGGAGTGCGTCATTCGAAAAGTGGTGAAGCGCTCCTGTACCGAGGCTGCTCCGGAAAACCTGAAGAACGCCATCCTGGAGCGGATCCACACAATCCGGCCGGTGGACGCCTGA
- a CDS encoding sigma-70 family RNA polymerase sigma factor yields the protein MSTVDPALQGTQEDAANGIPKIGTSPAAEAAEDIDVGSESAEARRARFERDAMQYVDQLYSAAMRMARNPADAEDLVQEAYTKAFSAFHQYKPGTNLKAWLYRILTNTYINLYRKRQREPLQSNSDTIEDWQLARAESHTSSGLRSAEAEALDHLPDSDVKRALQAIPEEFRLAVYFADVEGFAYKEISDIMNTPIGTVMSRLHRGRKMLRDELADYAADRGFKAAADATAATESNKQENGK from the coding sequence ATGAGCACCGTGGATCCGGCCCTGCAGGGCACACAGGAGGACGCCGCCAACGGCATCCCGAAGATTGGCACGTCACCCGCCGCTGAAGCGGCAGAGGATATCGACGTCGGCTCGGAGAGCGCCGAAGCGCGCCGGGCCCGGTTTGAGCGCGACGCCATGCAGTACGTGGACCAGCTCTATTCGGCGGCTATGCGCATGGCGCGGAACCCGGCTGATGCCGAGGACCTTGTGCAGGAGGCGTATACCAAGGCGTTCTCGGCGTTCCATCAGTACAAGCCGGGGACCAACCTGAAGGCTTGGCTGTACCGCATCCTGACGAACACCTATATCAACCTGTACCGGAAGCGGCAGCGGGAACCCCTGCAGTCCAATTCGGACACCATCGAGGACTGGCAGCTTGCCCGTGCCGAGTCCCACACCTCCAGCGGTTTGCGGTCCGCGGAGGCCGAGGCCCTGGACCACCTGCCTGATTCGGACGTCAAGCGCGCCTTGCAGGCCATCCCGGAGGAGTTCCGGCTGGCCGTGTACTTCGCAGACGTTGAGGGCTTCGCGTACAAGGAAATTTCGGACATCATGAACACCCCCATCGGTACGGTGATGTCCCGGCTCCACCGGGGCCGGAAGATGCTGCGGGACGAGCTGGCGGACTACGCCGCCGACCGGGGATTTAAAGCTGCTGCAGACGCCACGGCGGCAACGGAAAGCAACAAACAGGAGAACGGGAAATGA
- a CDS encoding DoxX family protein, whose amino-acid sequence MSFVRFIARPMLASSFILAGTDKLRNADDTAQQLSPLLRRASEALPFQADEKVLARIIGGTQVGAGVLFALGKSARLAATLLAVISALNAFVEWRSADISTKDGRQARRNQLLKNITLTGGVLLASVDTAGKPSLAWRAEHLAADARKTASHLAADARKTTGKKLHSADKAVRKAVDHAVGA is encoded by the coding sequence ATGTCCTTTGTCCGCTTTATTGCCCGGCCGATGCTGGCCTCAAGTTTCATCCTCGCCGGAACGGACAAGCTCAGGAATGCGGACGACACCGCGCAGCAACTGTCGCCCCTCCTGCGCCGTGCCTCTGAAGCCCTGCCCTTCCAGGCGGACGAGAAGGTCCTGGCCCGGATCATCGGCGGAACACAGGTGGGCGCCGGCGTCCTCTTCGCACTCGGCAAGTCGGCGCGGCTGGCGGCCACGCTGCTGGCCGTCATCTCGGCACTGAACGCCTTTGTCGAATGGCGCAGCGCCGACATCAGCACCAAGGACGGCCGGCAAGCCCGCCGCAACCAGCTGCTCAAAAACATCACCCTCACGGGCGGTGTGCTGCTGGCCTCCGTGGACACAGCCGGCAAACCCAGCCTGGCGTGGCGCGCAGAGCACCTAGCCGCCGACGCCCGCAAGACCGCGAGCCACCTCGCCGCGGATGCCCGCAAGACCACCGGCAAGAAGCTGCACAGTGCCGACAAGGCGGTCCGCAAGGCTGTTGACCACGCGGTGGGGGCATAA
- the aroA gene encoding 3-phosphoshikimate 1-carboxyvinyltransferase — MGASAETSGAAPHWPAPFAEQPVDATVRVPGSKSLTNRYLVLAALADGPSRLRAPLHSRDSALMIEALRQLGADIREVQGDGAFGPDLEVTPIPANSGGADVAIDCGLAGTVMRFVPPLAALRSGATVFDGDPHARARPMGTIIDALAGLGVTVSGDDGGLPASLPFRVEGTGQVRGGHLVIDASASSQFVSALLLVGARFADGLHLEHSGSTVPSLDHINMTIAVLRGAGVVVDDSTPNHWVVSPGPIRAFDQRIEQDLSNAGPFLAAALATAGTVRIPDWPEHTTQVGDMWRSILTDMGAAVTLQDGTLTVTGGSDIKGADFAETSELAPTVAALCALASGPSRLSGIAHLRGHETDRLAALVTEINRLGGDAEETADGLIIRPAALHAGVVHSYADHRMATAGAILGLAVRGVEVQDIATTSKTMPDFPKLWADMLGQQVGAVTNTAGTPGGTQH, encoded by the coding sequence ATGGGCGCGTCCGCTGAGACCTCCGGCGCTGCTCCGCACTGGCCCGCGCCGTTTGCGGAGCAGCCGGTTGACGCCACGGTCCGCGTGCCGGGCTCAAAGTCGCTGACCAACAGGTACCTGGTGCTCGCCGCGCTCGCTGACGGGCCGTCCCGGCTCCGGGCGCCGCTGCACTCGCGAGACTCAGCGCTGATGATCGAAGCCTTGCGCCAGCTGGGCGCGGACATCCGGGAAGTGCAGGGCGACGGCGCCTTCGGCCCGGACCTGGAGGTGACGCCGATTCCGGCCAACTCCGGCGGTGCCGACGTGGCCATCGACTGCGGCCTGGCCGGAACCGTCATGAGGTTTGTTCCTCCGCTGGCGGCACTCCGCAGCGGCGCCACCGTTTTCGACGGCGATCCCCACGCCCGGGCGCGTCCGATGGGAACCATCATCGACGCGCTTGCAGGCCTGGGCGTAACCGTCAGCGGCGACGACGGCGGACTGCCCGCTTCGCTGCCGTTCCGCGTTGAAGGCACCGGGCAGGTCCGCGGCGGGCACCTCGTCATTGACGCCAGCGCCTCCTCCCAGTTCGTCTCCGCCCTGCTGCTGGTGGGGGCACGCTTCGCGGACGGCCTGCATCTCGAGCACTCCGGCAGCACCGTACCGAGCTTGGACCACATCAACATGACCATTGCCGTGCTGCGCGGCGCGGGCGTGGTGGTGGATGACTCCACGCCCAACCACTGGGTCGTCAGCCCCGGCCCCATCCGCGCCTTCGACCAGCGCATCGAACAGGACCTGTCCAACGCCGGTCCGTTCCTGGCCGCGGCCCTGGCGACGGCCGGCACGGTGCGGATTCCGGACTGGCCGGAGCACACCACGCAGGTCGGCGACATGTGGCGCAGCATCCTCACCGACATGGGGGCTGCTGTGACCCTGCAGGACGGCACCCTGACGGTGACCGGCGGCAGTGACATCAAGGGCGCGGACTTCGCCGAAACCAGCGAACTCGCGCCCACCGTCGCCGCACTGTGCGCACTGGCCTCCGGCCCCTCCCGACTGAGCGGCATCGCCCACCTCCGCGGACACGAGACGGACCGGCTCGCCGCGCTCGTCACCGAGATCAACCGCCTCGGCGGCGATGCCGAGGAAACCGCCGACGGACTCATTATCCGGCCCGCGGCCCTGCACGCCGGCGTCGTGCACAGTTACGCCGACCACCGGATGGCCACTGCCGGAGCCATCCTCGGGCTGGCCGTCAGGGGTGTGGAAGTGCAGGACATCGCCACGACGTCCAAGACCATGCCGGACTTCCCCAAGCTGTGGGCGGACATGCTCGGACAGCAGGTCGGCGCAGTGACCAACACCGCAGGGACCCCCGGTGGCACGCAGCACTGA
- the rsgA gene encoding ribosome small subunit-dependent GTPase A: MARSTDSWDESDVRIRPNKKGSRPRTKDRPSHEDAVTGRIITVDRGRYTAVVGEDSGNERTVIAARARELRRSPVVAGDFVSLVGDVSGEPDTLARLVKILDRKTLLRRSADDTDPVERAVVANADQLVVVVAAANPEPRTGFIDRALVAAYDAGIEPLLLVTKADVKDPTEFLDNYRHLDFPVIISRTADSEASGIDARSDDGLSARLDVAAVSELRAHLDGKVTVMLGHSGVGKSTMVNALTGAERATGGVNAVTGRGRHTSSSALALKLADAPAGSWIIDTPGIRSFGLAHVDPDRILRSFPDLEPGTEACERGCKHDASAVNCGVDAWVAAGHAGPTGVARLASLRRLLGTDPRMEAQETKELGSVG; the protein is encoded by the coding sequence GTGGCACGCAGCACTGATTCCTGGGATGAATCCGACGTCCGGATCCGGCCGAACAAGAAAGGTTCCCGGCCCCGGACGAAGGACCGCCCCAGCCACGAGGACGCCGTGACCGGACGGATCATTACCGTCGACCGGGGGCGTTACACAGCTGTCGTAGGCGAGGATTCCGGCAACGAGCGGACAGTCATCGCCGCCCGCGCCCGGGAGCTGCGCCGCTCCCCCGTGGTGGCAGGAGACTTCGTGTCCCTTGTGGGTGACGTCTCCGGCGAGCCGGACACCCTTGCCCGGCTCGTGAAAATACTGGACCGCAAGACCCTGCTGCGCCGCAGCGCCGATGACACCGACCCGGTGGAGCGGGCCGTCGTCGCCAACGCGGACCAGCTGGTGGTGGTTGTAGCCGCCGCCAACCCGGAACCCCGTACCGGGTTCATCGACCGGGCGCTGGTGGCCGCCTACGACGCCGGGATCGAGCCACTGCTGCTGGTCACCAAGGCGGACGTCAAGGATCCCACAGAGTTCCTGGACAACTACCGCCACCTCGACTTTCCGGTCATCATCAGCCGCACCGCCGATTCCGAGGCCTCCGGCATCGATGCCCGGTCCGACGACGGCCTCTCAGCCCGGCTCGACGTTGCCGCCGTCTCCGAGCTCCGCGCCCACCTGGACGGCAAAGTAACCGTGATGCTGGGCCATTCCGGCGTCGGAAAATCCACTATGGTCAACGCGCTGACGGGTGCCGAGCGTGCCACCGGCGGCGTCAACGCCGTGACGGGCCGCGGACGGCACACGTCGTCGTCGGCCCTTGCCCTCAAGCTCGCTGACGCCCCGGCGGGGAGCTGGATCATCGACACGCCGGGCATCCGCTCGTTCGGGCTGGCCCACGTCGACCCGGACCGCATCCTGCGCTCCTTCCCCGACCTCGAGCCGGGCACCGAGGCCTGCGAACGCGGCTGCAAGCACGACGCCAGCGCCGTCAACTGCGGTGTGGATGCATGGGTCGCGGCCGGGCACGCCGGCCCCACCGGAGTAGCAAGACTCGCGTCCCTGCGCCGCCTGCTCGGCACCGACCCCCGCATGGAGGCCCAGGAAACCAAGGAACTCGGCAGCGTCGGTTAG
- the hisN gene encoding histidinol-phosphatase, with product MTQPASTYNDDLRLAHVLADSVDDQTMSRFKALDLKIETKPDLTPVTDADKAAEESIRGQLSRSRPRDAVLGEEFGSSGHGSRRWIIDPIDGTKNFVRGVPVWATLIALVDEGEPVVGVVSAPALGKRWWAAKGAGAYSGRSLAAATRLKVSNVSSLADASLSYSSLGGWKDRGNLDEFLQLTEEVWRTRAFGDFWSYCMVAEGAVDIACEPELNLYDMAALVPIVTEAGGRFTSLEGTDGPFGGNALATNSILHSEVLKRLNPQLDDLL from the coding sequence ATGACCCAACCTGCTTCAACGTACAACGATGACCTGCGTCTGGCCCATGTGCTGGCCGATTCCGTGGACGACCAGACCATGAGCCGGTTCAAGGCGCTGGACCTCAAGATCGAGACGAAGCCAGATCTGACGCCGGTCACCGATGCGGACAAGGCCGCCGAGGAGTCCATCCGCGGCCAGCTGTCCCGTTCCCGTCCCCGTGACGCCGTGCTCGGTGAGGAGTTCGGAAGTTCCGGCCACGGCTCCCGCCGCTGGATCATCGACCCCATCGACGGCACCAAGAACTTTGTCCGCGGGGTGCCGGTGTGGGCCACGCTAATCGCCCTCGTCGATGAAGGCGAACCCGTGGTCGGCGTGGTCAGCGCCCCTGCGCTGGGCAAGCGCTGGTGGGCGGCCAAGGGCGCCGGTGCCTACTCGGGCCGTTCCCTGGCCGCCGCCACGCGGCTCAAGGTATCCAACGTGTCCAGCCTCGCCGACGCCTCGCTGTCCTACTCCAGCCTCGGTGGCTGGAAAGACCGCGGAAACCTCGATGAGTTCCTCCAGCTCACCGAGGAAGTTTGGCGCACCCGGGCCTTTGGCGATTTCTGGTCCTACTGCATGGTGGCCGAAGGAGCCGTGGACATCGCCTGCGAACCCGAACTGAACCTGTACGACATGGCGGCGCTGGTGCCGATCGTGACGGAGGCAGGCGGCCGTTTCACCTCCCTGGAAGGCACCGACGGCCCGTTCGGCGGCAATGCGCTGGCGACCAATTCGATCCTGCACTCGGAAGTCCTGAAGCGCCTGAACCCGCAGCTGGACGATTTGCTCTAG
- a CDS encoding aminotransferase class V-fold PLP-dependent enzyme, protein MTTATISSTTDSGVLDGRFAAAGRPLAAVTGAEIQAPLIQGGHVRYANLDYGASAPALSVVSAYLNEILPYYASVHRGAGYASQISTSVYENSRNIVREFVGGRVDDAVIFTRNTTDSLNLLAGCLPVEDHHHTGEVLYLDIEHHANLLPWQGVPHRSVVASETLEATISSLRAELEQGDVSLLAVTGASNVTGEILPIRRLAALAHEFGARIVVDAAQLAPHRRVNIAADDVDYLAFSGHKLYAPFGAGVLIGRPDWLDAGTPHLAGGGAVSEARLDGVSWATGPARHEGGSPNVLGAATLARATQVIAALDPQGWHAHEAAIRSFLVEGLGKIDGITVHQIFADSNPDDAIGVVNFSVEGYDAGLVAAYLSAEHGVGLRDGRFCAHPLLKRLGLPSGSLRASFGVGSRLEDAQRLLAGLEELHRSGLGWDYVVDAGRWVPANDTRTYPEWAPNTPGTAGAAPCAQD, encoded by the coding sequence ATGACGACTGCAACCATTTCTTCCACCACCGACTCAGGCGTGCTGGACGGCCGATTTGCCGCCGCGGGCCGTCCCTTGGCTGCCGTCACCGGCGCAGAAATCCAGGCTCCACTGATCCAGGGCGGCCACGTCCGCTACGCCAACCTCGATTACGGCGCCTCCGCGCCTGCGCTGTCGGTGGTTTCTGCGTACCTCAACGAGATCCTGCCGTACTACGCGAGCGTGCACCGCGGCGCCGGCTACGCCTCGCAGATCAGCACCTCCGTGTACGAGAACTCGCGGAACATCGTGCGGGAGTTCGTGGGCGGCCGCGTCGATGACGCCGTCATCTTCACCCGGAACACCACCGACTCCCTCAACCTCCTGGCCGGCTGCCTGCCGGTGGAGGACCACCACCACACCGGTGAAGTGCTGTACCTGGACATCGAGCACCACGCCAACCTGCTGCCTTGGCAGGGAGTGCCGCACCGCAGCGTGGTGGCCTCGGAAACGCTCGAGGCCACCATCAGCAGCCTGCGTGCCGAACTGGAGCAAGGCGATGTCAGCCTCCTTGCGGTGACCGGCGCCTCCAACGTCACCGGCGAAATCCTTCCGATCCGGCGCCTCGCTGCGCTGGCCCATGAATTCGGCGCCCGGATCGTGGTGGACGCCGCGCAGCTCGCGCCGCACCGCCGCGTCAACATCGCCGCGGACGACGTCGACTACCTCGCCTTCTCCGGCCACAAGCTTTACGCCCCCTTCGGCGCCGGCGTCCTAATCGGCCGCCCTGACTGGCTCGACGCCGGCACCCCCCACCTCGCCGGCGGCGGAGCCGTCAGCGAGGCCAGGCTCGACGGCGTCAGCTGGGCCACCGGCCCCGCCCGCCACGAGGGCGGCTCACCGAACGTGCTCGGCGCAGCCACCCTGGCCCGGGCAACCCAGGTCATCGCAGCCCTTGATCCGCAGGGCTGGCACGCCCATGAGGCCGCCATCCGGTCCTTCCTCGTCGAGGGGCTGGGCAAGATCGACGGCATCACCGTCCACCAGATCTTCGCGGACAGTAACCCGGACGACGCCATCGGTGTGGTCAACTTCTCGGTCGAGGGTTACGACGCCGGCCTGGTGGCCGCCTACCTGTCGGCCGAACACGGCGTGGGCCTGCGCGACGGCCGTTTCTGCGCCCACCCGCTGCTGAAGCGCCTCGGCCTGCCGTCCGGATCCTTGCGCGCCAGCTTCGGCGTGGGATCACGGCTCGAGGACGCCCAGCGGCTGCTCGCCGGCCTCGAGGAACTCCACCGCTCCGGCCTCGGCTGGGACTACGTGGTGGACGCCGGACGCTGGGTCCCGGCGAACGACACCCGCACCTACCCGGAGTGGGCACCCAACACCCCCGGCACTGCGGGCGCCGCACCCTGCGCGCAGGACTAA